Proteins encoded by one window of Canis aureus isolate CA01 chromosome 13, VMU_Caureus_v.1.0, whole genome shotgun sequence:
- the RAD54L gene encoding DNA repair and recombination protein RAD54-like gives MRKSLAPSQLAKRKPEGRPSDDEDWQPGTVTPKKRKSSSGTQSQECFLSPFRKPLTQLTNRPPSLDSSQHEAFIRSILSKPFKIPIPNYQGPLGFRALGLKRAGVRRALHDPLEEGALVLYEPPPLSAHDQMKLDKEKLPVHVVVDPILSKVLRPHQREGVKFLWECVTSRRIPGSHGCIMADEMGLGKTLQCITLIWTLLRQSPECKPEIDKAVVVSPSSLVKNWYNEVGKWLGGRIQPLAIDGGSKDEIDQKLEGFMNQRGARVPSPILIISYETFRLHVGVLQKGSVGLVICDEGHRLKNSENQTYQALDSLNTSRRVLISGTPIQNDLLEYFSLVHFVNSGILGTAHEFKKHFELPILKGRDAAASEADRQLGEERLRELTSIVNRCLIRRTSDILSKYLPVKIEQVVCCRLTPLQTELYKRFLKQAKPAEELREGKMTVSSLSSITLLKKLCNHPALIYDKCVEEEDGFEGALEIFPPTYSAKALEPQLSGKMLVLDYILAVTRSRSSDKVVLVSNYTQTLDLFEKLCRARRYLYVRLDGTMSIKKRAKVVERFNNPLSPDFVFMLSSKAGGCGLNLIGANRLVMFDPDWNPANDEQAMARVWRDGQKKTCYIYRLLSAGTIEEKIFQRQSHKKALSSCVVDEEQDVERHFSLGELKELFTLDEASLSDTHDRLRCRRCVNNHQVRPPPDGSDCTSDLAQWNHNTDKRGLKDEVLQAAWDAASTAITFVFHQRSHEEQRGLC, from the exons gAAGCGTTTATTCGAAGCATTTTGTCAAAGCCTTTTAAAATCCCCATTCCAAATTATCAAG GTCCCCTGGGCTTTCGGGCATTGGGCCTCAAAAGGGCTGGGGTCCGCCGGGCCCTCCATGACCCCTTGGAAGAAGGTGCCTTGGTTTTGTACGAGCCTCCCCCACTGAGCGCCCATGACCAGATGAAGCTTGACAA GGAAAAACTCCCTGTCCATGTGGTTGTGGATCCTATTCTCAGTAAGGTCTTGCGGCCTCATCAGAGAGAG GGAGTAAAGTTCCTGTGGGAGTGTGTCACCAGTCGGCGTATCCCTGGCAGCCACGGCTGCATCATGGCTGATGAGATGGGCCTGGGCAAGACACTGCAGTGCATCACGTTGATATGGACGCTTTTGCGCCAGAGTCCAGAGTGCAAACCAGAAATTGACAAGGCAGTGGTGGTGTCACCCTCCAGCCTGGTGAAGAACTGGTACAATGAAGTCGGGAAATGGCTTGGAGGGAGGATCCAACCTCTGGCCATTGACGGAGGCTCTAAGGACGAGATAGACCAAAAGCTAG AAGGATTCATGAACCAGCGTGGAGCCCGAGTGCCTTCTCCCATCCTCATCATTTCCTATGAGACTTTCCGCCTTCATGTTGGAGTCCTCCAGAAAGGAAGTGTTGGACTGGTCATATGTGATGAG GGACACAGACTTAAGAACTCTGAGAATCAGACTTACCAGGCCCTGGACAGCTTGAACACCAGCCGACGGGTGCTTATCTCTGGGACCCCCATCCAGAATGATCTCCTTGAGTATTTCAGCTTGGTACATTTTGTTAATTCAGGCATTCTGG GAACTGCCCATGAGTTCAAGAAGCATTTCGAATTGCCAATTTTGAAGGGTCGAGATGCAGCTGCCAGTGAGGCGGACAGACAGCTAGGCGAAGAGCGGCTGCGGGAGCTCACCAGCATTGTGAATAG GTGTTTGATACGGAGGACATCTGATATCCTTTCTAAATACCTGCCTGTGAAGATTGAGCAGGTGGTTTGTTGTAG GCTGACACCCCTTCAGACTGAATTATACAAGAGGTTTCTGAAACAGGCCAAGCCAGCAGAAGAGTTGCGTGAGGGCAAGATGACTGTGTCTTCCCTTTCTTCCATCACCTTACTAAAGAAGCTTTGTAATC atccaGCTCTAATCTATGACAAGTGTGTGGAAGAGGAGGATGGCTTTGAAGGTGCTTTGGAAATATTCCCCCCTACTTATAGCGCCAAGGCACTAGAGCCCCAGCTGTCAG GTAAGATGCTGGTCCTTGATTACATTCTGGCAGTGACCCGAAGCCGCAGCAGTGACAAAGTAGTGCTGGTGTCCAATTACACTCAGACATTGGACCTCTTTGAGAAGCTCTGTCGGGCCCGAAG GTACTTATATGTCCGCTTGGATGGCACAATGTCCATTAAGAAGCGAGCCAAGGTTGTGGAACGCTTTAACAATCCGCTG AGCCCTGATTTTGTCTTCATGCTAAGCAGCAAAGCTGGAGGCTGTGGCCTCAATCTCATCGGGGCTAACCGACTGGTCATGTTTGACCCTGACTGGAACCCAGCCAATGATGAACAAGCCATGGCCCGGGTCTGGCGTGACGGTCAAAAGAAGACCTGCTATATCTATCGCCTGCTGTCT GCAGGAACCATTGAGGAGAAGATCTTTCAGCGCCAGAGCCACAAGAAGGCACTGAGCAGCTGTGTGGTGGATGAAGAGCAGGATGTGGAACGGCACTTCTCTCTGGGCGAGTTGAAGGAGCTATTTACCCTGGATGAGGCTAGCCTTAGTGACACACATGACAG GTTGCGCTGCCGCCGCTGTGTCAACAACCACCAGGTCCGGCCACCCCCTGATGGTTCTGACTGTACTTCAGACCTGGCTCAGTGGAATCATAACACTGATAAGCGGGGGCTCAAGGATGAGGTACTCCAGGCTGCCTGGGATGCTGCCTCTACTGCCATCACGTTCGTCTTCCACCAGCGTTCCCATGAGGAGCAGCGGGGCCTCTGCTGA
- the LRRC41 gene encoding leucine-rich repeat-containing protein 41 isoform X3 has translation MKTRPSSLESVTCWRAKFMEAFFSHVLRGTIDVSSDRRLCDQRFSPLLHSSRHVRQLTICNMLQGATELVAEPNRRVLETLASSLHTLKFRHLLFSDVAAQQSLRQLLHQLIHHGAVSQVSLYSWPVPESALFILILTMSAGFWQPGPGGPPCRLCGEASRGRAPSRDEGSLLLGSRRPRRDAAERCAAALMASRRKSEAKQTARAAPTTRVTRRSTQESLTAGGTDPKRDLHPPATSYEAPGTKQPPSAPATTSSASASSSTSSSKRAPASSAPQSKPLKRFKRAAGKKGPRTRQGSGAESEDLYDFVFIVAGEKEDGEEMEIGEVACGALDGSDPSCLGLPALEASQRFRSISTLELFTVPLSTEAALTLCHLLSSWVSLESLTLSYNGLGSNIFRLLDSLRALSGQAGCRLRALHLSDLFSPLPILELTRAIVRALPLLRVLSIRVDHPSQRDNPAVPGNAGPTSHIIGDEEIPENCLEQLEMGFPRGAQPAPLLCSVLKASGSLQQLSLDSATFASPQDFGLVLQTLKEYNLALKRLSFHDMNLADCQSEVLFLLQNLTLQEITFSFCRLFEKRPAQFLPEMVAAMKGNSTLKGLRLPGNRLGNAGLLALADVFSEDSSSSLCQLDISSNCIKPDGLLEFAKRLERWGRGAFGHLRLFQNWLDQDAVTAREAIRRLRATCHVVSDSWDSSQAFADYVSTM, from the exons AGTGTGACCTGTTGGCGAGCCAAGTTTATGGAGGCCTTTTTTTCCCATGTTCTACGTGGGACCATTGATGTGTCTTCTGACAGGCGTCTCTGTGACCAGCGCTTCTCACCTCTTCTGCATAGCTCCCGCCATGTCCGGCAGCTCACCATCTGCAATATGCTGCAGGGTGCAACTGAGCTGGTGGCTGAGCCCAACCGCCGGGTTCTGGAGACCCTGGCCAGTTCCCTGCACACCCTCAAGTTCCGCCACCTGCTGTTCTCTGATGTGGCTGCTCAGCAGTCACTTCGGCAGCTGCTGCATCAGCTTATTCACCACGGGGCTGTCAGCCAGGTGTCGCTGTACTCCTGGCCTGTGCCTGAGTCAGCCCTTTTCATCCTTATCCTCACCATGAGTGCTGGCTTCTGGCAGCCAGGCCCTGGTGGTCCACCTTGCCGCCTCTGTGGAGAGGCCTCCCGAGGCCGGGCCCCATCCCGAGATGAAGGGTCCCTCCTACTGGGCTCACGCCGGCCTCGCAGGGATGCTGCTGAGCGATGTGCTGCAGCCCTCATGGCATCCCGGCGGAAGAGTGAAGCCAAGCAGACAGCCAGAGCTGCACCCACCACCCGGGTAACACGCCGGAGCACACAAGAGAGCCTGACAGCAGGTGGGACAGACCCTAAGAGGGATCTGCACCCTCCAGCAACCTCCTACGAGGCTCCTGGCACCAAGCAACcaccctctgctccagccaccacctcctctgcctctgcctcctcttcCACATCCTCATCCAAACGGGCTCCAGCTAGCTCAGCCCCACAGTCTAAGCCGCTAAAGCGTTTTAAGCGAGCTGCAGGGAAGAAGGGTCCTCGCACCCGTCAGGGGTCCGGTGCAGAGTCTGAAGACCTGtatgactttgtttttattgtggcTGGTGAGAAGGAGGATGGGGAAGAGATGGAGATCGGGGAAGTGGCTTGTGGAGCTTTGGATGGATCAGATCCCAGCTGCCTGGGGCTTCCGGCACTGGAGGCCTCCCAGCGATTCCGCAGCATTTCCACCTTGGAGCTATTCACAGTTCCGCTCTCCACAGAGGCGGCTCTGACACTGTGCCACCTGCTGAGCTCCTGGGTGTCTCTGGAGAGCCTCACACTCTCCTATAATG GCCTGGGCTCTAACATCTTCCGCCTGCTGGACAGTCTGCGGGCCCTGTCAGGCCAGGCTGGATGCCGCCTCCGTGCCCTGCATCTCAGTGATCTGTTCTCACCACTGCCCATCCTGGAGCTGACACGTGCCATTGTGCGAGCCCTGCCCCTACTGCGGGTCCTCTCTATTCGTGTTGATCACCCCAGCCAGAGGGACAACCCTGCTGTACCAGGGAATGCAGGGCCCACTAGCCACATAATTGGAGATGAGGAGATACCAG AAAACTGCCTGGAACAGCTGGAGATGGGATTTCCACGGGGAGCCCAACCAGCCCCACTGCTCTGCTCTGTACTGAAGGCCTCAGGTTCTCTGCAGCAGCTGTCTCTGGATAGTGCCACCTTTGCCTCTCCCCAAGATTTTGGGCTTGTGTTACAGACACTCAAAG AGTACAACCTAGCCCTGAAGAGGCTGAGCTTCCATGACATGAATCTGGCTGACTGTCAGAGCGAGGTGCTCTTTTTGCTACAGAATCTGACTCTTCAAG AGATTACCTTCTCCTTCTGCCGTCTCTTTGAGAAGCGCCCGGCCCAATTTCTGCCTGAGATGGTTGCTGCTATGAAGGGCAACTCCACACTGAAGGGCCTCCGGCTGCCAGGGAACcgcctgg GGAATGCTGGCCTGCTGGCCCTGGCAGATGTTTTCTCAGAGGATTCATCCTCCTCTCTGTGTCAGCTGGACATCAG TTCCAACTGCATCAAGCCAGATGGCCTTCTGGAGTTCGCCAAGCGGCTGGAGCGCTGGGGCCGTGGAGCCTTTGGTCACCTGCGCCTCTTCCAGAACTGGCTGGACCAGGATGCAGTCACAGCCAGGGAAGCCATTCGGCGGCTCCGGGCCACTTGCCACGTGGTTAGCGActcgtgggactcatcccaggccTTCGCAGATTATGTCAGCACTATGTGA
- the LRRC41 gene encoding leucine-rich repeat-containing protein 41 isoform X2 — MAKQSRLEGQRRKSSYGPCPALPGPILQSILPLLNIYYLERIEETALKKGLSTQAIWRRLWDELMKTRPSSLESVTCWRAKFMEAFFSHVLRGTIDVSSDRRLCDQRFSPLLHSSRHVRQLTICNMLQGATELVAEPNRRVLETLASSLHTLKFRHLLFSDVAAQQSLRQLLHQLIHHGAVSQVSLYSWPVPESALFILILTMSAGFWQPGPGGPPCRLCGEASRGRAPSRDEGSLLLGSRRPRRDAAERCAAALMASRRKSEAKQTARAAPTTRVTRRSTQESLTAGGTDPKRDLHPPATSYEAPGTKQPPSAPATTSSASASSSTSSSKRAPASSAPQSKPLKRFKRAAGKKGPRTRQGSGAESEDLYDFVFIVAGEKEDGEEMEIGEVACGALDGSDPSCLGLPALEASQRFRSISTLELFTVPLSTEAALTLCHLLSSWVSLESLTLSYNGLGSNIFRLLDSLRALSGQAGCRLRALHLSDLFSPLPILELTRAIVRALPLLRVLSIRVDHPSQRDNPAVPGNAGPTSHIIGDEEIPENCLEQLEMGFPRGAQPAPLLCSVLKASGSLQQLSLDSATFASPQDFGLVLQTLKEYNLALKRLSFHDMNLADCQSEVLFLLQNLTLQEITFSFCRLFEKRPAQFLPEMVAAMKGNSTLKGLRLPGNRLGNAGLLALADVFSEDSSSSLCQLDISSNCIKPDGLLEFAKRLERWGRGAFGHLRLFQNWLDQDAVTAREAIRRLRATCHVVSDSWDSSQAFADYVSTM, encoded by the exons AGTGTGACCTGTTGGCGAGCCAAGTTTATGGAGGCCTTTTTTTCCCATGTTCTACGTGGGACCATTGATGTGTCTTCTGACAGGCGTCTCTGTGACCAGCGCTTCTCACCTCTTCTGCATAGCTCCCGCCATGTCCGGCAGCTCACCATCTGCAATATGCTGCAGGGTGCAACTGAGCTGGTGGCTGAGCCCAACCGCCGGGTTCTGGAGACCCTGGCCAGTTCCCTGCACACCCTCAAGTTCCGCCACCTGCTGTTCTCTGATGTGGCTGCTCAGCAGTCACTTCGGCAGCTGCTGCATCAGCTTATTCACCACGGGGCTGTCAGCCAGGTGTCGCTGTACTCCTGGCCTGTGCCTGAGTCAGCCCTTTTCATCCTTATCCTCACCATGAGTGCTGGCTTCTGGCAGCCAGGCCCTGGTGGTCCACCTTGCCGCCTCTGTGGAGAGGCCTCCCGAGGCCGGGCCCCATCCCGAGATGAAGGGTCCCTCCTACTGGGCTCACGCCGGCCTCGCAGGGATGCTGCTGAGCGATGTGCTGCAGCCCTCATGGCATCCCGGCGGAAGAGTGAAGCCAAGCAGACAGCCAGAGCTGCACCCACCACCCGGGTAACACGCCGGAGCACACAAGAGAGCCTGACAGCAGGTGGGACAGACCCTAAGAGGGATCTGCACCCTCCAGCAACCTCCTACGAGGCTCCTGGCACCAAGCAACcaccctctgctccagccaccacctcctctgcctctgcctcctcttcCACATCCTCATCCAAACGGGCTCCAGCTAGCTCAGCCCCACAGTCTAAGCCGCTAAAGCGTTTTAAGCGAGCTGCAGGGAAGAAGGGTCCTCGCACCCGTCAGGGGTCCGGTGCAGAGTCTGAAGACCTGtatgactttgtttttattgtggcTGGTGAGAAGGAGGATGGGGAAGAGATGGAGATCGGGGAAGTGGCTTGTGGAGCTTTGGATGGATCAGATCCCAGCTGCCTGGGGCTTCCGGCACTGGAGGCCTCCCAGCGATTCCGCAGCATTTCCACCTTGGAGCTATTCACAGTTCCGCTCTCCACAGAGGCGGCTCTGACACTGTGCCACCTGCTGAGCTCCTGGGTGTCTCTGGAGAGCCTCACACTCTCCTATAATG GCCTGGGCTCTAACATCTTCCGCCTGCTGGACAGTCTGCGGGCCCTGTCAGGCCAGGCTGGATGCCGCCTCCGTGCCCTGCATCTCAGTGATCTGTTCTCACCACTGCCCATCCTGGAGCTGACACGTGCCATTGTGCGAGCCCTGCCCCTACTGCGGGTCCTCTCTATTCGTGTTGATCACCCCAGCCAGAGGGACAACCCTGCTGTACCAGGGAATGCAGGGCCCACTAGCCACATAATTGGAGATGAGGAGATACCAG AAAACTGCCTGGAACAGCTGGAGATGGGATTTCCACGGGGAGCCCAACCAGCCCCACTGCTCTGCTCTGTACTGAAGGCCTCAGGTTCTCTGCAGCAGCTGTCTCTGGATAGTGCCACCTTTGCCTCTCCCCAAGATTTTGGGCTTGTGTTACAGACACTCAAAG AGTACAACCTAGCCCTGAAGAGGCTGAGCTTCCATGACATGAATCTGGCTGACTGTCAGAGCGAGGTGCTCTTTTTGCTACAGAATCTGACTCTTCAAG AGATTACCTTCTCCTTCTGCCGTCTCTTTGAGAAGCGCCCGGCCCAATTTCTGCCTGAGATGGTTGCTGCTATGAAGGGCAACTCCACACTGAAGGGCCTCCGGCTGCCAGGGAACcgcctgg GGAATGCTGGCCTGCTGGCCCTGGCAGATGTTTTCTCAGAGGATTCATCCTCCTCTCTGTGTCAGCTGGACATCAG TTCCAACTGCATCAAGCCAGATGGCCTTCTGGAGTTCGCCAAGCGGCTGGAGCGCTGGGGCCGTGGAGCCTTTGGTCACCTGCGCCTCTTCCAGAACTGGCTGGACCAGGATGCAGTCACAGCCAGGGAAGCCATTCGGCGGCTCCGGGCCACTTGCCACGTGGTTAGCGActcgtgggactcatcccaggccTTCGCAGATTATGTCAGCACTATGTGA